From one Atribacterota bacterium genomic stretch:
- a CDS encoding 2-oxoacid:acceptor oxidoreductase subunit alpha: MKKNKVTKILQGNEACVEGAILAGVRFFAGYPITPASEIAEGMANRLPVMGGKFMQMEDEIASMAAIIGASLAGLKSMTASSGPGICLKLENIGFAAIGEIPCVIVNAQRGGPSTGLPTKPSQGDVMQARWGTHGDHPMIALAPSDVNEILHMTVKAVNFSEKYRTPVMLLLDEVIAHMREKVDIPSIEDLEIINRKRPNVAVEDFLPFKPDEDMIPPMANFGSGYRYHVTGLVHNEKGYPTSNAEEVDRFIRRLVNKVEFNKKDIIIEDEYLLDDAEIAIVAYGSVARAAERTVKLGREKGIKIGLLKLITLWPFSDDTINKIAEQVKLIIVPEMNLGQMAGEVERASKGKCRVISYGKVDGNLINPVEILEKVEEEIKL; encoded by the coding sequence ATGAAGAAAAATAAAGTTACAAAAATATTGCAAGGAAATGAGGCTTGTGTGGAGGGGGCTATATTGGCGGGCGTACGTTTTTTTGCTGGTTATCCTATTACTCCTGCTTCTGAGATTGCTGAGGGAATGGCTAACAGACTTCCTGTAATGGGTGGCAAATTTATGCAGATGGAAGATGAGATTGCAAGCATGGCGGCTATTATAGGAGCATCATTAGCTGGTTTAAAATCTATGACAGCAAGCTCAGGTCCTGGAATATGTTTAAAGCTGGAAAATATTGGATTTGCAGCAATTGGCGAGATACCTTGCGTGATTGTAAATGCACAAAGAGGCGGTCCAAGTACAGGTCTTCCAACAAAACCCTCTCAGGGAGATGTTATGCAGGCACGTTGGGGTACTCACGGAGATCATCCTATGATTGCCCTTGCTCCATCAGATGTAAATGAAATATTACATATGACTGTTAAGGCTGTTAATTTTAGTGAAAAATATCGTACCCCTGTAATGTTGTTACTTGATGAAGTTATTGCTCATATGAGAGAAAAGGTAGATATTCCTTCAATAGAAGATTTAGAGATTATAAATAGAAAAAGGCCAAATGTAGCAGTAGAAGATTTTTTACCATTTAAACCCGATGAAGACATGATTCCCCCTATGGCGAATTTTGGAAGTGGGTACAGATATCATGTTACAGGTTTGGTTCATAATGAAAAAGGGTACCCAACATCTAATGCTGAGGAAGTTGATAGATTTATAAGAAGATTAGTAAATAAAGTTGAATTTAATAAAAAAGATATTATTATTGAAGATGAATATTTATTAGATGATGCTGAAATAGCTATTGTTGCTTACGGTTCAGTAGCCAGGGCAGCTGAAAGAACAGTTAAATTAGGAAGAGAAAAAGGAATTAAAATAGGTTTATTAAAACTAATAACATTATGGCCTTTTAGTGATGACACAATCAACAAGATTGCAGAACAGGTAAAATTAATTATTGTTCCAGAAATGAATCTGGGACAGATGGCTGGAGAGGTTGAAAGAGCATCGAAGGGAAAATGTAGGGTTATTTCTTATGGAAAAGTTGATGGTAATTTGATAAATCCCGTTGAAATACTCGAGAAAGTAGAGGAGGAAATAAAATTATGA
- a CDS encoding thiamine pyrophosphate-dependent enzyme, with protein MKSNDIIGKYIRKEMFPHIWCPGCGNGIVLGALIRAIHSLGWEKDEIAMVSGIGCSSRITGYVDFNTMNTTHGRALAFATGIKMANPKLKVITVMGDGDCSAIGGNHFIHAARRNIDITAIIINNMIYGMTGGQYSPLTPTGKFGSTAPYGNIDQNFDISALAAAAGASYVARGSIFNVNQGIRFIKNALNKKGFSVVEMISDCPVSYGKMNKLRTPIQMLEWIKSISIPESTWKKLSEEEKKDKIPTGEFLNIDIPEYTERYQEICFNAQQKGGKNE; from the coding sequence ATGAAAAGTAATGATATCATAGGTAAATATATTAGAAAAGAAATGTTTCCTCATATTTGGTGTCCAGGTTGTGGTAATGGTATTGTTTTAGGTGCATTAATTAGAGCAATTCACAGCTTAGGTTGGGAAAAAGATGAAATTGCAATGGTATCTGGGATCGGTTGCTCAAGTAGAATCACTGGATATGTAGATTTTAACACTATGAATACAACACATGGTAGGGCACTGGCTTTTGCAACTGGTATTAAAATGGCTAACCCAAAATTAAAAGTAATTACTGTTATGGGAGATGGTGACTGTTCTGCTATAGGCGGGAATCATTTCATTCATGCAGCCCGTAGAAACATAGATATTACAGCTATAATTATCAATAATATGATATATGGGATGACCGGCGGTCAATATTCCCCATTAACCCCAACAGGAAAATTTGGTTCTACTGCACCTTACGGAAATATTGACCAAAATTTTGATATATCTGCATTGGCTGCGGCCGCAGGAGCATCATATGTTGCAAGAGGTAGTATTTTTAATGTGAATCAAGGTATTCGGTTTATAAAGAATGCTTTAAATAAAAAAGGCTTTTCAGTTGTTGAGATGATTTCGGACTGCCCTGTTTCTTATGGTAAGATGAATAAGCTTAGAACCCCAATACAGATGTTAGAATGGATTAAAAGTATTTCTATACCTGAGAGTACCTGGAAAAAATTATCCGAAGAAGAGAAAAAAGACAAGATACCAACTGGTGAATTCTTAAATATAGATATACCCGAATATACTGAAAGGTATCAGGAAATTTGTTTCAATGCCCAACAAAAGGGAGGAAAAAATGAATAA